In Sulfitobacter sp. M39, the following proteins share a genomic window:
- the greA gene encoding transcription elongation factor GreA, with protein sequence MEKIPMTRAGHTALETELKHLKSVERPAIIKAIAEAREHGDLSENAEYHSAKEKQSFIEGRIKELEGVISLADVIDPAKMSGAIKFGATVTLVDEDTDEEKTYQIVGEYEANIEKGLLNIKSPIARALIGKEEGDSVEVRTPGGDKSYEVLKIVYA encoded by the coding sequence ATGGAAAAAATCCCCATGACCCGCGCCGGTCACACGGCTTTGGAAACCGAACTCAAGCATCTGAAGTCGGTTGAACGCCCTGCCATCATCAAAGCCATCGCCGAGGCCCGCGAACACGGTGACCTGTCCGAGAACGCCGAATACCATTCCGCCAAGGAAAAGCAGTCCTTCATCGAAGGCCGCATCAAAGAGCTTGAAGGCGTGATCTCCCTTGCGGATGTGATTGACCCGGCCAAGATGTCCGGCGCGATCAAGTTCGGCGCGACCGTGACCCTCGTGGACGAGGACACCGACGAAGAGAAGACCTACCAGATTGTTGGTGAATACGAGGCCAACATCGAAAAAGGCCTGCTGAACATCAAATCCCCTATCGCCCGCGCCCTGATCGGCAAGGAAGAAGGCGACAGCGTCGAGGTGCGGACACCCGGGGGGGACAAATCCTATGAGGTTCTCAAAATCGTCTACGCATAA
- a CDS encoding VOC family protein has translation MPAQLEHANITVTDPQATAAWMAQIFGWRIRWQGDAIAGGHTIHIGTDSSYVALYTPKMTPATGTSSYDTTGALNHIGVTVDDLDAAETLVKAQGFTPVNHADYEPGRRFYFRDHDGVEYELVQYDD, from the coding sequence ATGCCAGCACAATTGGAACATGCCAACATCACCGTAACCGACCCGCAAGCCACCGCAGCCTGGATGGCGCAGATCTTTGGCTGGCGTATCCGCTGGCAAGGCGATGCGATTGCGGGCGGACATACTATACATATCGGGACCGACAGCTCATACGTGGCGCTCTACACACCGAAGATGACGCCGGCCACGGGCACCAGCAGCTATGACACCACCGGCGCGCTGAACCATATCGGGGTGACCGTCGATGATCTGGACGCCGCCGAAACCTTGGTCAAAGCGCAGGGGTTCACGCCGGTGAACCACGCCGATTACGAACCCGGGCGGCGCTTCTATTTTCGCGACCATGACGGTGTCGAATACGAGCTGGTCCAATACGATGACTAA
- a CDS encoding tetratricopeptide repeat protein translates to MIRNLLLTASVLALTGAVAMPVQAQSAAGAYLAGRHAAVRSDFAESAKYYGEALALDPKNPEFLESTVLALLSLGDIDRALPLARIMAASDQPGQIAYLVTTAGMAQEENYAGLIEQSADEGGIGPWVDGLVKAWAHVGVGDMTAAITQFDDLSKEAGMQGFVLYHKALALASVGDYEGAEAIFASNQAGSAGQTRRGVIARAEILGQLGRNEQALALLTDSFGASSDPELDGLVAALQGEGQVAFTQIPDAKAGIAEVFFTFAAVLRNESAGDYYVLLYSRIARYLRPDHIDDLLLTADLLENIGQYELAIEELQDVPADNPAYHAAELGRAAALRRSNKPEQAIEVLQQLTRSHGTLPSVHSALGDALRAQDNFKAAIKSYDRAIELTPESNPQRWVLYYARGIAEERSGNGEASERDFRAALKINPDQPQVLNYLGYSLVEQGRNLDEALNMIERAVAASPDSGYIVDSLGWVLYRLGRYEEAVDQMERAVELVAVDPVVNDHLGDVYWSVGRQREAEFQWRRALSFVDPEDTDSEADPDRMRRKLEVGLDAVLAEEGAEPLSKASAEK, encoded by the coding sequence ATGATCCGTAACCTTCTGTTGACCGCAAGCGTCTTGGCGCTGACCGGAGCCGTTGCAATGCCCGTACAGGCGCAATCGGCGGCGGGGGCCTATCTTGCCGGTCGGCATGCTGCGGTGCGCAGTGATTTTGCGGAATCTGCCAAATATTATGGCGAGGCGCTGGCGCTTGATCCCAAGAACCCCGAATTCCTTGAAAGCACGGTTCTGGCGCTGCTCTCGCTGGGGGATATCGATCGCGCCCTGCCTTTGGCGCGCATCATGGCCGCGTCGGACCAGCCCGGGCAGATCGCCTATCTGGTGACAACCGCTGGCATGGCACAGGAAGAAAACTATGCGGGTCTGATCGAACAATCCGCAGACGAGGGCGGGATCGGCCCTTGGGTGGACGGTTTGGTCAAGGCTTGGGCGCATGTGGGCGTGGGCGACATGACCGCCGCCATCACCCAGTTCGACGATCTGAGCAAAGAAGCCGGCATGCAGGGGTTCGTGCTGTATCACAAGGCTTTGGCACTGGCGTCGGTCGGAGACTACGAAGGGGCGGAGGCGATTTTTGCTTCGAACCAGGCGGGATCGGCAGGGCAGACACGGCGCGGTGTGATCGCGCGGGCGGAAATCCTTGGCCAACTAGGGCGCAATGAACAGGCGCTTGCGCTGCTGACCGATAGTTTCGGGGCCAGCAGCGACCCTGAACTTGACGGGTTGGTCGCCGCCTTGCAGGGGGAGGGGCAGGTCGCCTTTACCCAGATCCCCGATGCCAAGGCAGGCATTGCCGAAGTCTTCTTTACCTTCGCCGCCGTGCTGCGCAATGAAAGTGCCGGTGACTACTATGTGCTGCTTTATTCGCGCATCGCGCGTTACCTGCGCCCCGATCATATCGACGACCTGTTGCTGACCGCCGATCTGCTGGAAAACATCGGCCAGTACGAGCTTGCGATCGAGGAGCTGCAGGACGTACCCGCCGACAACCCCGCCTATCACGCAGCCGAGCTGGGGCGCGCGGCCGCATTGCGCCGGTCGAACAAACCAGAGCAGGCGATCGAGGTTCTGCAACAGCTGACCCGCAGCCATGGCACATTGCCATCGGTCCACTCCGCCTTGGGCGATGCGCTGCGGGCGCAAGACAACTTCAAGGCCGCAATCAAATCCTATGATCGCGCGATAGAGCTGACACCCGAAAGCAATCCGCAACGCTGGGTTCTGTATTACGCCCGCGGCATTGCCGAAGAACGCTCTGGCAATGGCGAGGCATCCGAACGCGATTTTCGCGCCGCTCTCAAGATCAACCCCGATCAGCCTCAGGTGCTGAACTACCTCGGCTATTCGCTGGTGGAACAGGGGCGCAATCTGGACGAAGCGTTGAACATGATCGAACGCGCTGTCGCGGCGAGCCCTGACTCGGGCTATATCGTCGATTCACTGGGTTGGGTCTTGTACCGTTTGGGCCGCTACGAAGAGGCCGTCGACCAGATGGAGCGGGCCGTTGAACTGGTTGCCGTTGATCCGGTGGTCAACGACCATCTGGGCGACGTTTACTGGTCCGTTGGCCGTCAACGTGAGGCAGAATTCCAATGGCGTCGGGCGCTATCGTTTGTGGATCCCGAAGACACAGACAGCGAGGCCGATCCCGACCGCATGCGCCGCAAGCTCGAGGTGGGGCTGGACGCGGTATTGGCCGAAGAAGGGGCCGAACCTCTCAGCAAAGCCTCTGCCGAGAAATGA
- a CDS encoding 4-(cytidine 5'-diphospho)-2-C-methyl-D-erythritol kinase — protein MTTQAAALGVANAGFAWAKVNLTLHVTGQRSDGYHLLDSLVVRAAVGDRIAVSPSDQLELFIDGPYGGAAPHDDRNLVVRAARLLDAGAGRGARLHLTKNLPAAAGIGGGSADAATALRLLSAHWGLPVPDDVARLGADVPVCLHDTPQRMEGIGERLTPAPKLPPCWLVLINPNKSAATPEVFSQLDSRANAPMPKELPAFTSAPAFAAWLATQRNDLEAPAIEVVPEVADCLGSLKDALLARMSGSGATCFGLYETEALAQRAVTRIAAAQPGWWVTAAPMLG, from the coding sequence ATGACGACCCAAGCCGCTGCCCTCGGTGTTGCCAACGCGGGTTTCGCCTGGGCCAAGGTAAACCTGACCCTGCATGTCACCGGGCAGCGCAGCGACGGCTACCATCTGCTGGATAGTCTTGTGGTGCGCGCCGCCGTGGGCGACCGGATCGCGGTATCCCCCTCTGACCAGCTTGAGCTGTTTATCGATGGTCCCTATGGCGGTGCCGCCCCCCATGATGACCGCAACCTCGTGGTGCGTGCGGCGCGGCTGCTGGACGCGGGCGCGGGCAGGGGGGCACGGCTGCATCTGACGAAAAACCTTCCCGCCGCGGCAGGGATCGGCGGAGGATCAGCGGATGCGGCCACGGCGCTGCGCTTGCTCTCGGCGCATTGGGGGCTGCCGGTGCCCGACGATGTGGCGCGACTGGGTGCCGATGTTCCGGTTTGTCTGCATGACACCCCCCAGCGGATGGAGGGGATCGGCGAGCGTTTGACGCCCGCGCCCAAGCTGCCGCCATGCTGGCTGGTGCTGATCAACCCGAACAAATCCGCCGCCACGCCCGAGGTCTTCTCGCAGCTCGATTCCCGCGCCAACGCGCCCATGCCCAAAGAACTACCCGCATTCACCAGCGCGCCTGCGTTCGCCGCCTGGCTGGCCACACAGCGCAACGATCTGGAGGCACCGGCGATCGAGGTGGTGCCAGAGGTGGCAGATTGTCTGGGCAGCCTAAAGGACGCGCTGCTGGCGCGTATGTCGGGTTCTGGTGCGACCTGCTTTGGCCTTTACGAGACCGAGGCACTGGCGCAGCGCGCCGTCACGCGTATTGCCGCGGCACAGCCCGGCTGGTGGGTCACCGCCGCACCAATGCTGGGATAG
- a CDS encoding formate dehydrogenase accessory sulfurtransferase FdhD encodes MQLSVKTDTDAYLIAPQPGLARLTRAVTGRDHTGAETTINVVEERPLTIYLNAQEIVTAMTIGDYPEYLALGFLRNQGMLRDGEDITSVDYDEELEVVVVRTARKTDYEDKMRKKTRTSGCAVGTVFGDMMEGLEDVSLPTTPLRTSWLYDLSAQINRTPSLYLEAGAIHGTVLCQGNRPLVYMEDVGRHNAVDKIAGWMLSENVSAEDKILYTTGRLTSEMVIKTAMMGIPALVSRSGFTAWGVEIAQQVGLTLIGRMKGKRFMCLAGEDRLIRDADPDGIADEPKRSGRKGSA; translated from the coding sequence ATGCAATTGTCCGTCAAGACAGACACCGATGCTTATTTGATCGCACCGCAACCGGGTTTGGCGCGGCTGACCCGCGCTGTGACCGGGCGGGATCACACAGGGGCGGAAACAACCATCAATGTGGTCGAGGAACGCCCGCTGACGATCTATCTGAACGCGCAGGAAATTGTCACCGCGATGACGATTGGCGATTACCCCGAATACCTCGCGCTTGGGTTCTTGCGCAATCAGGGCATGCTGCGCGACGGCGAGGATATCACCAGCGTCGACTACGACGAAGAGCTTGAGGTCGTCGTGGTCCGCACCGCCCGCAAAACCGATTACGAAGACAAGATGCGCAAGAAGACCCGTACCTCCGGCTGTGCGGTCGGTACGGTTTTCGGCGATATGATGGAGGGGCTGGAGGATGTGTCTCTGCCCACGACCCCGCTGCGGACATCGTGGCTGTATGACCTTAGCGCGCAGATCAACCGCACGCCGAGCCTGTACCTGGAAGCCGGGGCGATTCACGGCACGGTGCTGTGTCAGGGCAATCGCCCGCTGGTCTATATGGAGGACGTGGGCCGCCACAACGCGGTCGACAAGATCGCGGGCTGGATGCTCTCTGAAAATGTCTCGGCCGAGGATAAGATACTCTATACCACGGGGCGACTGACGTCCGAGATGGTGATCAAGACCGCGATGATGGGCATCCCCGCGCTGGTCTCGCGTTCCGGCTTTACCGCCTGGGGGGTAGAGATCGCGCAGCAGGTGGGGCTGACGCTGATCGGACGGATGAAGGGCAAACGCTTTATGTGTCTGGCGGGCGAAGACCGGTTGATCCGTGACGCGGACCCCGACGGAATCGCGGATGAACCGAAACGATCTGGGCGAAAGGGCAGCGCATGA
- a CDS encoding molybdopterin-binding protein, with protein sequence MSHFDTFVVADWSGGNDTGPTPRKDAIWAGVSRGGVSDKPVYLRNRSEAEAWIAALIEAELAQDRRLFIGFDFPFAYPSGFAEALTDSDDPFALWEWFEARVEDAPDRNNRFDLVAEINLGLGDGSGPFWANGLPNRDIAGLPRTKAGYANPFPDKRAAEQRAKGSFTCWQMAGAGAVGSQVVMGLPVLSRLRARFAGHVAVWPFEKPDAQVVLAEIWPSLTVGPAPDEMIKDAWQVEELARQLAAVPAADLAQMLDVEAAEEGWIFGLGFEHLLKAPPPLRNDCFALPPGVHWTPVDEALAQLRARLHPVTPVEDVPLAATLGRIAAADVLARRANPPLPNTAVDGYGFAGGREAGAHAMPLAEGRAAAGDAPGALVEGQAIRVLTGAALPEGVDTVVLQEDVTIDGRTVRFNGPVKQGANTRKAGEDVTAGAVTLRAGRRITAADIALLAATGTASVATHRRLRVGVLSTGDEIVEAGRTAADGQIFDANRPMLLGLISQFGHQGVDLGHVGDDRAALRTRLDETQGRVDAILTSGGASAGDEDHVSALLSEAGALDLWRIAVKPGRPLALGMWQGAPVFGLPGNPVAAMVCTLIFARPALARLAGQDWPEPQGFDVPADFSKRKKPGRREYLRARMRDGRVQVFASEGSGRISGLAWAEGLVELPDAAADIKPGDLVRYIPYGSFGIT encoded by the coding sequence GTGAGCCATTTCGACACGTTTGTTGTGGCCGATTGGTCGGGTGGTAATGACACCGGACCGACCCCGCGCAAAGATGCGATTTGGGCGGGGGTGTCGCGGGGGGGCGTCTCGGACAAACCTGTCTATCTGCGCAACCGGTCCGAGGCAGAGGCTTGGATCGCCGCGTTGATTGAGGCGGAACTGGCGCAGGATCGCCGCCTGTTCATCGGCTTCGATTTCCCCTTTGCCTACCCCAGCGGTTTTGCCGAGGCTCTGACTGACAGCGACGATCCCTTCGCCCTGTGGGAGTGGTTCGAGGCGCGGGTCGAAGACGCGCCAGACCGTAACAACCGTTTCGATCTGGTGGCAGAGATCAATCTGGGTCTGGGCGATGGCAGCGGCCCTTTCTGGGCCAACGGCCTGCCCAACCGCGATATCGCAGGGCTGCCGCGCACCAAGGCGGGCTACGCCAACCCTTTCCCCGACAAGCGCGCGGCGGAACAGCGTGCCAAGGGCAGTTTCACTTGCTGGCAAATGGCGGGGGCAGGGGCTGTCGGATCGCAGGTGGTCATGGGGCTGCCTGTGCTGTCACGCCTGCGTGCTCGTTTTGCCGGTCATGTCGCCGTCTGGCCGTTTGAAAAGCCGGATGCGCAGGTGGTCTTGGCCGAGATCTGGCCGTCGCTCACCGTGGGGCCTGCCCCTGACGAGATGATCAAGGATGCGTGGCAGGTTGAGGAGCTTGCACGGCAGCTGGCCGCCGTCCCTGCCGCCGATCTGGCGCAGATGCTGGATGTTGAGGCAGCGGAGGAGGGGTGGATTTTCGGACTGGGGTTCGAACATCTGCTCAAGGCCCCGCCCCCCCTGCGCAACGATTGTTTTGCCCTGCCGCCGGGCGTGCATTGGACGCCGGTGGACGAGGCGCTGGCGCAGTTGCGGGCGCGGCTGCATCCGGTGACCCCTGTCGAAGACGTGCCTTTGGCTGCCACCTTGGGGCGTATCGCCGCGGCGGATGTGCTGGCACGCCGCGCCAATCCGCCGCTGCCCAATACGGCTGTTGATGGCTATGGCTTTGCCGGCGGGCGCGAGGCCGGTGCCCATGCGATGCCGCTGGCCGAGGGGCGCGCTGCGGCAGGGGACGCGCCGGGGGCGCTTGTCGAAGGGCAGGCGATCCGCGTGCTGACAGGGGCCGCGTTGCCCGAAGGCGTCGATACCGTGGTGCTGCAAGAGGACGTGACCATCGACGGACGCACCGTGCGTTTTAACGGGCCGGTGAAACAGGGTGCCAATACCCGCAAAGCGGGGGAGGATGTGACAGCGGGTGCCGTGACACTGCGCGCAGGACGACGGATTACAGCGGCGGATATCGCTTTGCTCGCGGCCACGGGGACGGCGTCTGTGGCGACCCATCGGCGCTTGCGCGTTGGCGTGCTATCGACAGGGGACGAGATCGTCGAGGCCGGTCGGACCGCGGCTGACGGGCAGATATTTGATGCGAACCGCCCAATGTTGCTGGGGTTAATATCGCAGTTCGGACATCAGGGCGTGGATCTGGGGCATGTGGGCGACGACCGCGCGGCTTTGCGCACGCGGCTAGATGAGACGCAAGGCCGTGTCGACGCAATCCTCACCAGCGGCGGTGCGTCAGCGGGGGATGAAGACCACGTGTCGGCCCTTTTGTCCGAGGCAGGGGCGCTTGATCTGTGGCGCATTGCGGTCAAACCGGGGCGGCCTTTAGCGCTTGGCATGTGGCAAGGCGCGCCGGTTTTTGGTCTGCCGGGCAACCCCGTGGCGGCTATGGTCTGCACCCTGATTTTCGCGCGCCCTGCGTTGGCGAGACTGGCGGGGCAGGACTGGCCTGAACCGCAGGGGTTCGACGTGCCCGCAGATTTCAGCAAACGCAAGAAACCTGGGCGGCGCGAGTATCTGCGCGCGCGGATGCGCGACGGGCGGGTGCAGGTCTTTGCATCGGAAGGGTCGGGGCGGATCAGCGGACTGGCTTGGGCCGAAGGATTGGTGGAACTCCCGGACGCCGCGGCCGACATCAAGCCGGGCGATCTGGTGCGCTATATCCCCTATGGGTCTTTCGGGATCACCTGA
- a CDS encoding electron transfer flavoprotein-ubiquinone oxidoreductase: MAEVEREAMEYDVVIVGAGPAGLSAAIRLKQLDADCNVVVLEKGSEVGAHILSGAVLDPIGLDALMPDWKEKGAPIKTKVEEDNFYMLGEAGKIRVPNFPMPPLMNNHGNYIVSMANVCRWMAEQAEELGVEIFPGMACSELVYGDNGEIKGVVAGEFGISADGTKGDGYEPGMELHGKYVFLSEGVRGSLSKQVIAKYDLDAGKEPQKYGLGMKEIWEIDPAKHKEGTVTHTMGWPLNSNAGGGSFIYHIENNQVYVGFVVHLGYKNPHVFPYMEFQRFKHHPMVAELLKGGKRVAYGARAITEGGYQSMPKMVAPGVALLGCSVGMVNVPRIKGNHNAMLSGKAAAEAAYDAIQAGRAGDELTAYEEDVRSGEIGKDLKKVRNVKPLWSKYGLVTSLAVGGFDMWTNTFGFSLLGTLGHGKSDAEATEKADKHKKIDYPKPDGKLSFDRLTNVAFSFTNHDESQPAHLTLKDPSVPVNINLPEYAGPSARYCPAGVYEFVEEDGKDPRFVINFQNCVHCKTCDIKDPTQNIVWTTPQGGDGPNYPNM, translated from the coding sequence ATGGCCGAAGTTGAACGCGAAGCAATGGAATATGACGTCGTTATCGTCGGTGCGGGCCCTGCCGGTCTGTCCGCCGCGATCCGTCTGAAACAACTCGACGCCGACTGCAATGTGGTCGTGCTGGAAAAGGGCTCCGAGGTGGGGGCGCATATCCTGTCGGGTGCGGTTCTGGACCCGATCGGTCTGGACGCCCTGATGCCCGACTGGAAAGAAAAAGGCGCGCCGATCAAGACCAAGGTCGAGGAAGACAACTTTTACATGCTGGGCGAGGCGGGTAAAATCCGGGTGCCGAACTTCCCCATGCCGCCGCTGATGAACAACCACGGGAACTACATCGTTTCCATGGCCAATGTCTGCCGCTGGATGGCAGAACAGGCCGAAGAGCTGGGGGTCGAGATTTTCCCCGGTATGGCGTGCTCCGAATTGGTCTATGGCGACAATGGCGAGATCAAAGGCGTTGTGGCCGGTGAATTCGGCATCAGCGCCGATGGCACCAAGGGCGACGGCTATGAGCCCGGTATGGAACTGCACGGCAAATACGTCTTCCTGTCCGAAGGCGTGCGCGGCAGCCTGTCCAAGCAGGTGATTGCGAAATACGATCTGGACGCCGGTAAAGAGCCGCAGAAATACGGCCTTGGCATGAAAGAAATCTGGGAGATCGACCCCGCCAAGCACAAAGAGGGCACCGTGACCCACACGATGGGCTGGCCTTTGAACAGCAATGCGGGCGGCGGGTCGTTCATCTATCACATCGAAAACAACCAGGTCTACGTCGGTTTCGTTGTCCACCTTGGCTACAAGAACCCGCATGTCTTCCCCTACATGGAATTCCAGCGCTTCAAGCACCACCCGATGGTTGCCGAGCTGCTGAAAGGCGGCAAGCGCGTGGCCTACGGCGCGCGCGCCATCACCGAAGGCGGCTACCAGTCGATGCCCAAGATGGTCGCACCCGGTGTGGCGTTGCTGGGCTGTTCCGTGGGCATGGTCAACGTGCCGCGCATCAAGGGTAACCACAACGCGATGCTGTCGGGCAAAGCTGCCGCCGAAGCGGCCTATGACGCGATCCAGGCAGGCCGCGCCGGTGACGAGCTGACCGCCTACGAGGAAGATGTCCGCAGCGGCGAGATCGGCAAAGATCTGAAAAAAGTGCGCAACGTCAAGCCGTTGTGGAGCAAGTACGGCCTTGTGACCTCGCTCGCCGTGGGTGGGTTCGACATGTGGACCAATACTTTCGGCTTCTCGCTGCTGGGGACGCTGGGGCATGGTAAATCCGATGCCGAAGCGACCGAAAAAGCCGACAAGCACAAGAAGATCGACTACCCCAAGCCCGATGGCAAGCTCAGCTTTGACCGTCTGACCAACGTGGCGTTTTCGTTCACCAACCACGACGAAAGCCAGCCCGCGCATTTGACGCTGAAGGATCCATCGGTGCCGGTGAACATCAACCTGCCGGAATACGCTGGCCCCTCGGCGCGGTATTGCCCCGCTGGCGTGTATGAATTCGTCGAGGAAGACGGCAAGGACCCGCGCTTTGTCATCAACTTCCAGAACTGCGTGCACTGCAAGACCTGCGACATCAAAGACCCGACGCAGAATATCGTCTGGACCACGCCGCAGGGTGGCGATGGCCCGAACTATCCTAATATGTAA
- the mobB gene encoding molybdopterin-guanine dinucleotide biosynthesis protein B has protein sequence MRVYGVVGWKNAGKTGLMERLVTEITGRGFSVSTVKHAHHSFDVDHPGKDSYRHRVAGAREVLLASRNRFALMHELQGEDEPTLDALLAKLAPVDLVLVEGYKRDGHAKVEAHRAETGNALIAPEDPTIKAIASDTPMTLDRPVFDLNDTSAIADFILAEVGL, from the coding sequence ATGAGAGTTTACGGCGTCGTCGGCTGGAAGAACGCAGGCAAAACGGGGCTGATGGAACGCCTTGTGACCGAAATTACGGGCCGCGGGTTTTCAGTGTCTACCGTGAAACATGCGCACCACAGCTTTGATGTGGATCACCCGGGCAAGGACAGCTACCGCCACCGCGTCGCAGGCGCGCGCGAGGTGCTACTGGCCTCGCGCAACCGATTTGCCCTGATGCATGAGCTGCAGGGCGAGGATGAACCCACGCTCGACGCGCTGCTGGCCAAACTCGCACCCGTCGATCTGGTGCTGGTCGAAGGCTATAAACGCGACGGTCACGCCAAGGTCGAAGCGCATCGGGCCGAAACCGGCAATGCGCTGATCGCGCCGGAGGATCCGACGATCAAAGCGATTGCCAGCGACACCCCCATGACGTTGGATCGCCCCGTGTTCGATCTGAATGATACCAGCGCCATCGCCGATTTCATTCTGGCCGAGGTGGGCTTGTGA
- a CDS encoding AzlC family ABC transporter permease — protein MAITTTKSAFRKGLADAAPFVLVIIPFASLFGILATEAGLNVFETLAFSVVVIAGAAQFTALQLMQEHAPTAIVLASALAVNLRMAMYSASLTPYIGSAPLWQRALAAYLTVDQSYVCAMAQYEKQPDMTIPQRMAYFFGCVTPIVPLWYLFTLVGAMVGAQIPESWALDFALPITFLAMIAPMFRTPAHVVAALVASVAGLLTAGVPYSLGLIIAGLAGMMAGAQTELWLERRQPQHPEQDAV, from the coding sequence ATGGCCATCACCACCACGAAATCGGCCTTTCGAAAAGGTCTTGCCGACGCCGCACCCTTTGTTCTGGTGATCATCCCCTTTGCGTCCCTGTTTGGCATCCTCGCCACCGAGGCAGGATTGAACGTATTCGAAACGCTCGCCTTTTCGGTTGTGGTCATTGCGGGGGCAGCACAGTTCACCGCGTTGCAACTGATGCAGGAACATGCCCCGACGGCGATCGTGCTGGCCTCTGCGCTGGCGGTGAACCTGCGGATGGCGATGTATTCCGCGTCGCTGACCCCTTACATCGGCTCCGCCCCGTTGTGGCAGCGCGCGCTGGCGGCCTATCTGACGGTCGATCAATCCTATGTCTGCGCGATGGCGCAGTACGAGAAACAGCCCGATATGACGATCCCGCAGCGGATGGCGTATTTCTTTGGCTGTGTGACCCCGATTGTGCCGCTGTGGTATCTGTTCACGCTGGTGGGGGCGATGGTAGGCGCGCAGATCCCCGAAAGCTGGGCGCTGGACTTTGCGCTGCCGATCACCTTTCTGGCCATGATCGCGCCGATGTTCCGCACGCCGGCCCATGTGGTCGCGGCGCTGGTCGCCTCTGTCGCGGGGCTGTTGACGGCGGGTGTGCCCTATTCGCTGGGGCTGATCATCGCGGGGCTTGCGGGGATGATGGCCGGTGCGCAGACAGAGCTTTGGCTGGAACGGCGCCAGCCCCAACACCCTGAACAGGACGCGGTATAA
- the soxR gene encoding redox-sensitive transcriptional activator SoxR — translation MAVNDGLSIGALARRTGLAVSAIRYYEAQGLIKPWRNSGGQRRFERADLRRLSFVMIAQQFGFTLPQIKQELDRLPDGRTPTKQDWARISQAFRTTLDDRIATLTRLRDDLDGCIGCGCLSLQACALYNPQDRAGEKGQGPRYLMGDPRS, via the coding sequence ATGGCGGTGAATGACGGGTTGTCGATTGGCGCTTTGGCGCGGCGCACAGGCTTGGCGGTGTCCGCCATCCGCTATTACGAGGCGCAAGGGTTGATTAAACCGTGGCGCAACAGCGGCGGGCAGCGACGGTTCGAGCGTGCCGATCTGCGGCGGCTTAGCTTTGTGATGATCGCGCAGCAGTTCGGCTTTACCTTGCCGCAGATCAAGCAAGAGCTGGACCGCCTGCCAGATGGGCGCACCCCAACCAAACAGGACTGGGCGCGTATCAGCCAAGCGTTTCGTACAACGCTGGACGACCGGATCGCGACATTGACCCGTCTACGCGACGACCTAGATGGGTGTATCGGATGCGGATGCCTGAGCCTACAGGCCTGTGCGCTTTATAACCCCCAAGACCGCGCGGGGGAAAAAGGGCAGGGGCCGCGCTATCTGATGGGAGATCCGCGCAGCTAG
- the mobA gene encoding molybdenum cofactor guanylyltransferase MobA: protein MKQPLGVILAGGQATRMGGGDKGLLQLGGQSLLGHVIERLTPQVDRVALNANGDAARFAGLKLPVLPDSIDGFAGPLAGVLAGLDWAAEQGADTIVTAAADTPFFPGDLVPQLLLASEGMTHPLVLAATPDAKRGTARHPTFGLWPVALRDDLRAALQGGLRKVVMWTQTHEGREALFPHEDAFFNINTPEDLARAQEML from the coding sequence ATGAAACAGCCACTTGGGGTGATCCTTGCCGGTGGGCAGGCGACGCGGATGGGCGGCGGCGACAAGGGGCTGTTGCAGCTTGGCGGTCAAAGCTTGCTGGGTCATGTGATTGAACGGCTGACCCCGCAGGTGGATCGCGTTGCGTTGAATGCCAATGGCGATGCCGCGCGGTTTGCGGGGCTGAAGCTGCCGGTGTTGCCCGATAGTATCGATGGATTCGCCGGTCCCCTTGCGGGCGTGCTGGCCGGGCTGGATTGGGCCGCTGAACAGGGCGCGGATACCATCGTCACGGCGGCGGCGGACACGCCGTTTTTCCCCGGTGATCTGGTCCCGCAGCTGTTGCTGGCAAGCGAGGGGATGACCCATCCGCTGGTGCTCGCAGCTACGCCGGATGCCAAACGCGGCACCGCGCGGCACCCGACCTTTGGCCTTTGGCCCGTAGCCTTACGCGACGATCTGCGCGCCGCCTTGCAGGGGGGGCTGCGCAAGGTCGTGATGTGGACCCAAACGCATGAGGGTCGCGAAGCGCTGTTCCCCCATGAGGACGCGTTCTTTAACATCAACACACCCGAAGATCTGGCCCGCGCACAGGAGATGCTATGA